In Paenibacillus sp. 1781tsa1, one DNA window encodes the following:
- a CDS encoding FapA family protein, with protein MTQRTALEQCLNIVLSDDKCIAYLEFSKEEEGFACTIDELEQFVANKGIKQGVMREALLLFVSNPETYLKDKYKIAEGIAPIQGTDGFIKILVGMDDTNERRPLESEDGTVDYKEVTRLNNVRSGQIIAERIAPCDGIPGRAVTGEEIPYRPGKEARFKVGKNVVINPDGSAMYAALDGLVTKTDGNKLNVFPVYEVNGDVDYNNGNIDFVGTVVIRGNVLTGFKVKAAGDIRVVGGVEGAELEAGGSIEITGGIIGYNKGLVQAGHNVKCTFIQEGNVDAGEDVLVSQSIMHSNIRAGHGVICAGTKGLIVGGSIQAGQNVSARVVGNSMSTVTSIEVGVLPKLRNELNDLRKEAREQMDSLDKTKKALTLLDQLAAAGQLSPDKMSMRIKLNATQKSALRISEETKMRIFEIEKALEDTSKARVDILKMIYGGSKIVIGRYTKFIKDPVSRISFYYHDGDITMVPYV; from the coding sequence GTGACACAGCGGACTGCTTTGGAACAGTGTTTAAACATTGTTTTATCGGACGACAAATGCATAGCCTACCTTGAATTTTCCAAAGAGGAAGAAGGCTTTGCCTGCACGATCGATGAACTTGAACAATTTGTGGCGAACAAGGGCATCAAACAGGGTGTAATGCGAGAGGCATTACTACTTTTTGTGAGTAACCCTGAAACCTATTTAAAAGATAAATACAAGATTGCCGAAGGTATCGCTCCTATTCAGGGAACAGATGGATTCATCAAGATTCTGGTTGGAATGGACGATACGAACGAACGACGACCGCTCGAATCGGAAGATGGAACCGTCGATTACAAAGAAGTGACCCGGTTAAACAATGTCCGTAGTGGTCAGATCATTGCAGAGCGGATCGCTCCTTGCGATGGCATACCAGGCAGGGCAGTAACAGGTGAGGAAATTCCTTATCGTCCGGGAAAAGAAGCTCGGTTTAAAGTTGGAAAAAATGTTGTGATTAACCCGGATGGTTCTGCGATGTACGCTGCACTGGATGGGCTGGTTACCAAAACGGACGGTAACAAACTGAATGTGTTTCCGGTCTATGAAGTCAATGGTGATGTTGATTACAATAACGGTAATATCGACTTTGTAGGCACAGTTGTCATACGAGGCAATGTACTTACCGGATTTAAAGTGAAAGCAGCAGGTGATATTCGTGTCGTCGGAGGTGTCGAAGGAGCGGAACTGGAAGCAGGCGGCTCAATCGAAATTACCGGTGGTATTATTGGTTATAACAAAGGACTGGTACAAGCAGGCCATAATGTTAAATGTACGTTTATTCAAGAGGGCAACGTGGATGCTGGTGAAGATGTTCTTGTCTCCCAGAGCATTATGCATTCCAATATTCGGGCTGGGCACGGTGTCATCTGTGCGGGAACCAAGGGTCTTATTGTTGGTGGCTCGATCCAGGCCGGTCAGAACGTCTCTGCGCGTGTTGTGGGCAACAGCATGTCCACGGTCACTTCCATTGAAGTTGGTGTACTGCCGAAGCTGCGTAACGAACTGAATGATTTGCGTAAGGAAGCCAGAGAACAGATGGACTCCTTGGACAAAACAAAGAAGGCTTTGACATTGTTAGACCAGTTAGCTGCCGCTGGACAATTAAGTCCGGATAAAATGTCGATGCGGATCAAACTGAATGCTACGCAGAAATCTGCTCTTCGTATAAGTGAAGAAACGAAAATGCGTATCTTTGAAATTGAAAAGGCGCTTGAAGATACAAGTAAGGCTCGTGTTGATATTCTGAAGATGATTTATGGAGGCTCTAAAATAGTTATCGGCAGATACACGAAATTTATTAAAGATCCAGTGAGTCGAATTTCATTTTATTATCACGATGGTGATATTACGATGGTTCCATACGTTTAA
- the rpsB gene encoding 30S ribosomal protein S2, whose protein sequence is MAVISMKQLLEAGVHFGHQTRRWNPKMDRYIFTERNGIYIIDLQKTVKKVEEAYNFVKGIAGENGTILFVGTKKQAQDSVKEEAERAGQFYINQRWLGGTLTNFQTIQKRIDRLKQLEAWEEDGTFAVLPKKEVILLRKEKDRLEKFLGGIKNMKGLPSALFIIDPRKERIAVAEARKLGIPIVGIVDTNCDPDEIDYVIPGNDDAIRAVKLLTGKMADAVIEANQGEETSA, encoded by the coding sequence ATGGCAGTAATCTCCATGAAGCAGCTTCTCGAAGCTGGGGTACACTTCGGTCACCAAACTCGTCGTTGGAACCCAAAAATGGATCGTTATATCTTCACTGAAAGAAACGGAATTTATATCATCGACTTGCAAAAGACGGTGAAAAAAGTCGAAGAGGCTTACAACTTCGTTAAAGGAATCGCAGGAGAGAATGGTACAATTCTTTTCGTGGGTACTAAGAAACAAGCTCAAGATTCCGTTAAAGAAGAAGCTGAACGTGCTGGTCAATTCTACATTAACCAACGCTGGCTTGGCGGTACCCTGACTAACTTCCAAACTATTCAAAAACGTATTGATCGTTTGAAACAGTTGGAAGCTTGGGAAGAAGACGGTACATTCGCTGTATTGCCTAAAAAAGAAGTTATCTTGCTTCGCAAAGAAAAAGATCGTCTGGAGAAATTCTTGGGCGGTATTAAAAATATGAAAGGCCTGCCAAGCGCCCTGTTTATCATCGATCCACGCAAAGAGCGTATCGCTGTTGCGGAAGCTCGCAAATTGGGTATCCCAATTGTAGGTATCGTTGATACTAACTGCGATCCGGATGAGATCGATTATGTTATCCCGGGTAATGACGACGCGATCCGCGCTGTTAAATTGCTGACAGGTAAAATGGCTGATGCTGTAATCGAAGCTAACCAAGGCGAAGAAACTTCCGCTTAA
- the tsf gene encoding translation elongation factor Ts: MAVNASAVKELRERTGAGMLDCKKALEEANGDVTKAAELLREKGLSAAASKAGRAATEGVVESYIHAGGRIGVLVEVNCETDFVGKTDQFKDFVKDVAMQIAAANPKFVTREEVPTDELEKEKEILKAQALNEGKPEKIIEKMVEGRIGKYYEEYCLMEQTFVKDPDKTISQLLNEKISQIGENISIRRFVRYELGEGLEKKVDNFVEEVMSQVNK, encoded by the coding sequence ATGGCAGTTAATGCGAGTGCAGTAAAAGAACTTCGCGAAAGAACGGGCGCTGGTATGCTCGATTGCAAAAAAGCACTGGAAGAAGCAAACGGTGATGTAACGAAAGCAGCTGAATTGTTGCGTGAGAAAGGTCTTTCCGCAGCAGCAAGCAAAGCAGGCCGTGCAGCAACTGAAGGTGTTGTTGAATCTTACATCCACGCTGGTGGACGTATTGGTGTCTTGGTTGAAGTTAACTGTGAAACAGACTTCGTTGGTAAAACGGATCAATTTAAGGATTTCGTTAAAGATGTAGCTATGCAAATCGCTGCAGCTAATCCTAAATTCGTTACACGTGAAGAAGTTCCTACAGATGAGCTGGAAAAAGAAAAAGAAATCCTGAAAGCTCAAGCTCTTAACGAAGGCAAACCAGAGAAAATCATTGAAAAAATGGTTGAAGGCCGTATTGGTAAATACTACGAAGAGTATTGCCTGATGGAACAAACTTTCGTTAAAGATCCAGACAAAACCATCTCCCAATTGCTGAACGAAAAAATCAGCCAAATTGGTGAAAACATCTCCATCCGTCGTTTCGTTCGTTACGAACTGGGTGAAGGTCTTGAGAAAAAAGTAGACAACTTCGTAGAAGAAGTAATGTCCCAAGTAAACAAATAA
- the pyrH gene encoding UMP kinase, whose translation MEQPVFKRVVLKVSGESLSGQNGYGIDADTISSIAQQVKEVVALGVQVAIVCGGGNIWRGIAGSENGIDRATADYMGMLATVMNSLALQDALEQIEVPTRVQTSIAMQQIAEPYIRRRAIRHLEKGRVVIFAAGTGNPFFSTDTTAALRAAEIEAEVILMAKNKVDGVYSADPFKDSTAVKFDQLTYMDILNKDLGVMDSTASSLCKDNNIPLIVFAITEQGNIKRVVLGERIGTIVKGSVD comes from the coding sequence TTGGAACAGCCAGTATTTAAACGTGTTGTCTTAAAGGTCAGCGGAGAGTCTCTTTCCGGTCAAAACGGCTACGGTATTGATGCAGATACGATCTCGTCGATTGCCCAACAGGTAAAAGAGGTTGTTGCACTTGGTGTACAGGTTGCTATTGTATGTGGCGGCGGAAACATCTGGCGTGGAATTGCCGGTAGCGAAAATGGCATCGATCGTGCAACTGCCGATTATATGGGTATGCTGGCGACAGTAATGAACTCGCTGGCACTGCAGGATGCTTTGGAACAGATTGAAGTACCTACACGTGTACAAACATCTATTGCAATGCAACAAATTGCAGAGCCTTATATTCGTCGTAGAGCTATTCGCCATCTGGAGAAAGGCCGGGTCGTTATTTTTGCAGCAGGTACAGGTAACCCGTTCTTCTCCACGGATACAACAGCAGCACTGCGCGCAGCGGAGATTGAAGCAGAAGTTATCTTGATGGCCAAAAATAAAGTTGATGGTGTATACTCAGCAGATCCGTTTAAGGACAGTACAGCTGTGAAATTTGATCAGTTGACTTACATGGATATTCTTAACAAAGACCTTGGTGTAATGGATTCAACGGCATCCTCGCTTTGTAAGGACAACAACATCCCGTTGATCGTGTTTGCCATTACGGAACAAGGTAACATCAAACGTGTTGTTCTGGGTGAACGTATCGGAACAATCGTTAAAGGGAGTGTAGATTAA
- the frr gene encoding ribosome recycling factor, which produces MPQAVKQHAEERMEKAIQALRRDLATLRAGRATPALLDRIQVEYYGAMTPLNQLANISTPDSRTLMIQPWDKSSMGEIERAIMKSDLGLTPANDGNMIRLSIPALTEERRAELVKLTKKFGEEGKVAIRNIRRDANDDIKKMEKSDISEDESRRHQEDIQKSTDKFIAEVDKVLAAKEKEIMEV; this is translated from the coding sequence ATGCCACAAGCGGTTAAACAACATGCCGAAGAGCGTATGGAAAAAGCAATTCAAGCATTGCGTCGTGACCTGGCTACTTTGCGCGCAGGCCGCGCAACTCCAGCTCTTTTGGACCGAATTCAGGTAGAGTATTATGGAGCAATGACGCCATTGAATCAACTCGCTAATATCAGTACTCCGGATTCCCGTACACTGATGATTCAGCCTTGGGACAAATCTTCCATGGGTGAAATCGAGCGTGCCATCATGAAATCTGATCTGGGTCTTACTCCAGCCAACGATGGTAACATGATCCGTTTGTCTATTCCGGCATTGACGGAAGAACGTAGAGCGGAACTTGTAAAGCTGACGAAGAAGTTCGGTGAAGAAGGTAAAGTAGCGATTCGTAACATTCGCCGTGATGCGAATGATGATATCAAGAAAATGGAGAAGTCAGATATTTCCGAGGATGAATCACGGAGACATCAGGAAGATATCCAAAAATCGACCGACAAGTTTATTGCTGAAGTCGATAAGGTACTCGCTGCCAAAGAAAAAGAAATCATGGAAGTGTAA